The Cylindrospermopsis curvispora GIHE-G1 genome contains a region encoding:
- a CDS encoding MDR/zinc-dependent alcohol dehydrogenase-like family protein — MKGIWLENNQLQLRTDLPIPEPPEGEVLVKVLRAGICNTDLELIRGYYPYNGILGHEFVGVVQTGPNHLINQRVVGEINAACGHCRFCLEGKPTHCENRTVLGIVNRHGAFAEYLSLPEKNIHLVPPQVTTDAATFTEPIAAALQIQAQVKITPQQRVLVVGDGKLGQLIGQTLALTGCDLLVVGRHQEKLANLSSRNIKTGLVNMVEDRSFDIAIDCTGNAEGFAVARRALRPRGILVLKSTYAGNLSLDASALVVDEITLVGSRCGAFTPALELLATNQIDVTYLVHGTYPLNEGLAAFKKAQTKGVLKILLEM; from the coding sequence ATGAAGGGAATTTGGTTAGAAAACAATCAATTACAACTGAGAACAGACTTGCCCATTCCTGAACCACCAGAGGGAGAAGTTTTAGTTAAAGTTTTACGTGCGGGTATTTGTAATACCGATCTGGAGTTAATCAGGGGATATTATCCCTACAATGGTATATTAGGACATGAGTTTGTGGGAGTGGTGCAAACAGGGCCAAACCATTTAATCAATCAACGGGTGGTGGGCGAAATTAATGCTGCATGTGGTCATTGTCGTTTTTGTTTGGAGGGGAAACCCACCCATTGTGAAAATCGCACGGTGTTAGGGATTGTGAATCGTCATGGTGCATTTGCGGAATATTTGTCTCTACCAGAAAAAAATATACATCTTGTACCCCCGCAGGTCACCACCGATGCAGCAACTTTTACTGAACCTATAGCAGCAGCTTTACAAATTCAAGCCCAGGTTAAAATCACTCCCCAACAGAGAGTTTTAGTGGTGGGTGATGGCAAATTGGGACAATTGATAGGTCAGACCTTAGCCTTGACCGGTTGTGATTTGTTGGTTGTAGGAAGACACCAAGAAAAACTAGCCAATCTTTCTTCTAGAAACATTAAAACTGGTTTAGTCAATATGGTAGAAGATAGATCCTTTGATATTGCCATTGACTGTACAGGAAATGCGGAAGGATTTGCGGTTGCACGTCGAGCTTTACGTCCCAGAGGTATATTGGTTTTAAAAAGTACCTACGCAGGAAATTTAAGTTTGGATGCTTCTGCTCTAGTAGTTGATGAAATTACCCTAGTAGGTTCTCGTTGTGGAGCATTTACTCCAGCACTGGAACTATTAGCCACAAACCAGATAGATGTAACATATTTAGTTCATGGAACTTATCCCCTAAATGAGGGTTTAGCCGCTTTTAAAAAAGCCCAGACCAAAGGAGTTTTGAAAATTCTGTTAGAGATGTGA
- the thiC gene encoding phosphomethylpyrimidine synthase, whose product MRSQWVAKRLGQPNVTQMYYARQGVITEEMHHVAKRENLPPELIKEEVARGRMIIPANINHTNLEPMAIGIASRCKVNANIGASPTSSNVEEELDKLRLSIKYGADTVMDLSTGGGNLDQIRTAIINASSVPIGTVPVYQALESVHGKMENFTADDFLHVIEKHAQQGVDYQTIHAGLLIEHLPLVKTRLTGIVSRGGGILAKWMLLHRKQNPLYTRFQDIIEIFKKYDVSFSLGDSLRPGCTHDASDAAQLAELKTLGQLTRKAWEHDVQVMVEGPGHVPMDQIEFNVRKQMEECSEAPFYVLGPLVTDIAPGYDHITSAIGAAMAGWYGTAMLCYVTPKEHLGLPNAEDVRNGLIAYKIAAHAADIGRHRPGARDRDDELSKARYNFDWNRQFELSLDPERAREYHDETLPEEVYKQAEFCSMCGPKFCPMQTKVDADAIAELEQFLAKEPVGQV is encoded by the coding sequence ATGCGAAGTCAATGGGTAGCTAAGCGACTTGGACAACCTAATGTTACACAAATGTATTACGCTCGCCAAGGTGTCATCACTGAGGAAATGCACCATGTTGCCAAACGGGAAAATCTACCACCGGAACTAATTAAAGAGGAAGTGGCGCGGGGAAGAATGATTATCCCTGCCAATATTAACCACACTAATCTTGAGCCAATGGCCATTGGTATCGCTTCCCGTTGCAAGGTTAATGCTAATATTGGAGCTTCTCCTACCTCCTCTAATGTGGAGGAAGAATTAGATAAGCTGAGATTATCTATTAAGTATGGTGCTGACACGGTGATGGATTTATCCACCGGTGGTGGTAATTTGGATCAAATTCGCACTGCTATTATTAATGCTTCTTCGGTTCCCATTGGCACTGTGCCAGTCTATCAAGCTCTGGAAAGTGTCCACGGTAAAATGGAAAATTTTACCGCTGATGATTTTCTCCATGTGATTGAAAAACACGCCCAACAAGGGGTTGATTATCAGACTATTCACGCGGGTTTATTAATAGAACATTTACCTTTGGTGAAAACCCGTCTTACGGGTATTGTTTCCCGTGGTGGTGGAATCCTCGCTAAGTGGATGTTGTTACATCGCAAGCAAAATCCCCTTTATACCCGTTTTCAAGACATCATTGAGATTTTTAAAAAATATGATGTTAGTTTCAGTTTGGGTGATTCCCTACGTCCTGGATGTACCCACGACGCATCTGATGCAGCTCAATTAGCAGAGTTGAAAACCCTAGGACAACTCACTCGCAAAGCTTGGGAACATGATGTGCAGGTCATGGTGGAAGGTCCAGGCCATGTGCCTATGGATCAGATTGAGTTTAATGTCCGTAAACAAATGGAGGAATGCTCAGAAGCTCCTTTCTATGTCCTTGGTCCCTTGGTAACTGATATCGCCCCCGGTTATGACCATATCACTTCTGCTATTGGTGCTGCTATGGCAGGATGGTATGGCACAGCTATGTTGTGTTATGTAACTCCTAAGGAACATTTGGGTTTACCTAATGCTGAAGATGTGCGAAATGGTTTGATCGCTTATAAAATTGCCGCCCATGCAGCAGATATTGGTAGACATCGTCCCGGTGCTAGAGATAGGGATGATGAGCTTTCTAAGGCTAGATACAATTTTGATTGGAATCGTCAATTTGAGTTGTCTTTAGACCCAGAACGAGCTCGAGAATATCATGATGAAACTCTGCCAGAGGAAGTTTATAAACAAGCAGAGTTCTGCTCTATGTGTGGTCCTAAGTTCTGTCCTATGCAAACTAAGGTGGATGCTGATGCGATCGCAGAACTGGAGCAGTTTCTAGCGAAGGAACCTGTGGGTCAAGTCTAA
- a CDS encoding phosphodiester glycosidase family protein: MTKFKVPRRSFLLFGGAFLTQIWRLDLPVRPTTPSQPSVTPTIIPTVRAYRSQINGIPFYQTIIDLKDPNIFVTIGLPNDANFANTISRTNGDENFDQLVARSGAAVVVNGTFASTNPQKTVMGNLVAGGRFLKYSPWENFGTTLGLGVGNRPEMITARVDGRPVWNKHWFSITSGPRLLRNGEVSLNPRLEGFKDPTVLGASLRTAIGFSQDGKRLFLASFDEKLYLDEEAEAMKAMGCYEAMNLDGGSSRALASDNVILVPPTRKLTNVILVYDGKNPPPEELKLSWERFQTRR; encoded by the coding sequence ATGACCAAATTTAAAGTTCCTAGACGCTCCTTTTTACTTTTTGGAGGTGCCTTTTTAACCCAGATTTGGAGATTGGATTTGCCCGTTAGACCCACTACACCTAGTCAACCGAGTGTGACACCAACTATCATACCGACTGTGCGAGCATATAGAAGTCAAATTAACGGTATTCCATTTTATCAAACAATCATTGATTTGAAAGACCCTAATATTTTTGTGACCATTGGTTTACCGAACGATGCCAATTTTGCCAATACAATTAGTAGAACCAATGGCGATGAGAATTTTGACCAATTGGTTGCTCGCTCTGGCGCTGCGGTAGTGGTAAATGGTACTTTTGCTTCCACAAATCCCCAAAAAACGGTTATGGGTAATCTGGTCGCAGGTGGAAGATTTTTAAAATATAGTCCATGGGAAAACTTTGGCACCACTTTGGGATTGGGTGTTGGTAATCGACCAGAAATGATAACAGCAAGGGTTGACGGTAGACCAGTATGGAATAAACACTGGTTTTCTATTACCTCTGGACCAAGATTATTGCGTAATGGTGAAGTTTCGCTTAATCCCCGTCTTGAAGGTTTTAAAGACCCTACTGTTTTAGGTGCTAGTCTCAGAACCGCAATTGGTTTCTCTCAAGATGGCAAAAGACTGTTTTTGGCTAGTTTTGATGAGAAGTTATATTTAGATGAAGAAGCGGAGGCGATGAAAGCCATGGGTTGCTATGAAGCAATGAATTTAGACGGTGGATCATCTAGAGCCTTAGCATCAGATAATGTAATTTTGGTCCCACCAACAAGAAAACTGACCAATGTGATTTTGGTTTATGATGGTAAAAATCCACCACCAGAAGAATTAAAATTATCCTGGGAAAGGTTTCAAACCAGAAGGTAA
- a CDS encoding rRNA large subunit pseudouridine synthase E: MAHNFKYIIFHKPYGVLSQFTRELPEHVTLKDYIDVPDVYPVGRLDWDSEGLLLLTNDGKLQHHIANPRFGHQRTYWVQVERIPDPAAIAKLCQGVEIQNYRTLPAQVKLLLEEPTVGERYPPIRSRKNVPTAWLEMTLKEGKNRQVRRMTAAVGFPTLRLIRVRIAQLQLDDLPVGTWRYLSPVEVKLIV, from the coding sequence ATGGCTCACAACTTCAAGTATATTATTTTTCATAAGCCCTATGGAGTTCTGAGCCAATTTACCCGGGAACTCCCCGAACATGTTACCCTCAAAGACTATATTGATGTCCCGGATGTTTATCCTGTGGGGCGTTTAGATTGGGATAGCGAGGGTTTATTGTTACTAACCAATGATGGTAAATTACAACACCATATTGCCAATCCCCGTTTTGGTCACCAACGTACCTATTGGGTACAGGTGGAACGCATTCCTGACCCAGCAGCTATTGCCAAATTGTGCCAGGGAGTGGAAATTCAAAATTATCGCACTCTTCCTGCTCAGGTTAAACTGTTATTGGAAGAGCCAACTGTTGGTGAGCGTTACCCTCCCATTAGGTCTAGGAAAAACGTTCCCACAGCTTGGTTGGAAATGACCCTCAAGGAGGGAAAAAACCGTCAAGTTAGACGTATGACCGCTGCTGTGGGTTTTCCTACCTTACGGTTAATTAGAGTCCGTATAGCTCAACTACAATTAGATGATTTACCGGTGGGTACCTGGCGCTATCTTAGCCCTGTTGAGGTCAAATTAATTGTTTAA
- a CDS encoding serine/threonine phosphatase gives MLICPTCQFENPHDHKFCQSCGTPLNLGSVNSQSSLGESPTLLQDDGEQNQLFSHATPTFLLSKHLKTVEYVAGTNVGRQRQKNEDYFGITSEQQKVELPHGQYLQVRGLYIVCDGMGGHAGGEVASELAVNTIKQYFDQHWVEGELPTLEMIRQSVLVTNQAIYDINQEASRSGVGRMGTTLVMLIMSNNKLAVSHVGDSRIYSVTITKGLEQITVDHEVAQREISKGVDAKIAYSRPDAYQLTQALGPRDGVYPDISFLEVCEDTLFLLVSDGLSDNDLLENHWQTHLLPLLASNGNLESGLSNLIDLANEYNGHDNITVILIRVRVFPR, from the coding sequence ATGCTGATTTGTCCCACTTGTCAATTTGAAAATCCCCATGACCATAAATTTTGTCAAAGCTGTGGTACTCCTCTGAATTTAGGGTCTGTTAATTCCCAGTCTAGTTTGGGCGAATCACCTACTTTGTTACAGGATGATGGAGAACAAAATCAGTTATTCTCACATGCTACACCAACATTTTTACTGTCTAAGCATTTAAAAACTGTGGAATATGTAGCGGGTACTAATGTTGGTCGTCAACGGCAAAAAAATGAGGATTACTTTGGTATTACTAGTGAGCAACAAAAGGTAGAATTACCTCATGGTCAGTACTTGCAGGTAAGAGGTCTATACATTGTCTGTGATGGCATGGGTGGACATGCTGGAGGGGAAGTGGCCAGCGAGTTGGCTGTTAATACTATTAAACAATACTTTGATCAGCATTGGGTTGAGGGAGAATTACCAACCCTGGAAATGATTCGCCAATCTGTACTAGTGACTAATCAAGCTATTTATGATATTAACCAGGAAGCTTCGCGTTCTGGTGTTGGTCGCATGGGTACTACCCTGGTTATGTTAATTATGTCCAATAATAAATTGGCAGTTAGCCATGTGGGAGATAGTCGAATTTACTCTGTGACCATAACTAAAGGATTGGAGCAAATCACTGTAGACCATGAAGTTGCCCAGCGAGAGATTTCTAAGGGTGTAGATGCTAAAATAGCTTATTCTCGCCCTGATGCTTATCAATTAACTCAAGCATTAGGTCCTAGAGATGGGGTCTATCCCGATATCAGTTTCTTGGAGGTATGTGAAGATACGCTATTTTTGCTGGTTTCCGATGGTCTATCAGATAATGACTTGTTAGAAAATCATTGGCAAACCCACCTCTTACCTCTACTCGCTTCTAATGGCAATTTGGAATCAGGTCTTAGTAATTTAATTGATTTAGCCAATGAGTATAATGGTCATGATAATATTACGGTTATTCTAATTAGAGTGAGAGTATTTCCTAGGTAA
- a CDS encoding Calvin cycle protein CP12 has protein sequence MKTVEGVDTTNNSPITQPQNIQQAILAALTQARQVCDQQGNNSPECSVAWDRIEELQAQNAHQQQLKHYLTSLESYCERYPDALECLIYDL, from the coding sequence ATGAAAACAGTAGAAGGAGTTGACACTACAAACAACTCCCCAATCACTCAGCCTCAAAACATCCAACAGGCAATTCTAGCTGCTCTTACCCAAGCACGACAAGTTTGCGATCAACAAGGGAATAATTCTCCTGAGTGCTCGGTAGCATGGGATAGGATTGAGGAATTGCAAGCACAAAATGCTCATCAACAACAACTAAAACACTATCTCACGTCTCTAGAAAGCTACTGTGAAAGGTATCCAGATGCTCTGGAATGCTTGATTTATGATCTGTAA
- a CDS encoding heme o synthase codes for MIETNVSRHHDSFLQVIQSYYQLTKPRIIPLLLITTSGSMWIAAKGQVDPWLLLVTLLGGTLAAASAQTINCIYDRDIDYEMERTRHRPMPSGKVQSRDALIFAIALAIASFTLLTVFANLLAALLAFSGIVFYVLVYTHWLKRHSTQNIVIGGAAGAIPALVGWAAVTDTLSWAAWLIFAIVFLWTPPHFWALAMMIRDDYAKVGIPMLPVVAGNQATVRQIWFYTVITVTSTVLLFYPLHASGIVYVVIAMTLGGIFLHKSWRLLQNPEDKTMAKELFLYSISYMMLLCLGMVIDSLPFTRYLVSTILHSLHLVG; via the coding sequence ATGATTGAGACTAATGTCTCTCGTCACCATGATTCATTTTTGCAAGTGATTCAAAGTTACTATCAGTTAACTAAGCCTCGGATTATTCCGCTGCTTTTGATTACTACTTCTGGTAGTATGTGGATCGCTGCTAAAGGACAAGTTGACCCTTGGCTATTATTAGTGACTCTTTTGGGTGGAACCCTGGCAGCAGCTAGCGCCCAAACCATTAACTGTATCTATGACCGGGATATAGATTATGAAATGGAAAGGACGCGTCACCGTCCTATGCCCTCTGGTAAGGTGCAATCTAGGGATGCTTTAATTTTTGCGATCGCCCTAGCTATAGCTTCCTTTACCCTATTAACTGTTTTTGCCAATCTACTGGCTGCACTTTTAGCATTTTCTGGTATTGTTTTTTATGTTTTAGTCTACACCCACTGGCTAAAACGCCATAGCACTCAAAACATTGTTATTGGGGGTGCAGCTGGTGCTATTCCCGCTTTAGTGGGTTGGGCAGCAGTTACGGATACGTTGAGTTGGGCAGCTTGGTTAATTTTTGCCATTGTGTTTTTATGGACGCCACCCCACTTTTGGGCTTTGGCCATGATGATTCGGGACGACTACGCAAAAGTTGGGATTCCTATGTTACCCGTGGTGGCTGGTAATCAAGCCACCGTCCGACAGATTTGGTTTTATACGGTAATTACCGTGACTTCTACGGTATTGTTGTTTTATCCCTTACATGCTAGTGGGATTGTTTATGTGGTGATAGCCATGACCTTGGGTGGAATATTTCTTCACAAATCTTGGCGATTATTGCAAAATCCAGAAGATAAAACTATGGCCAAAGAGTTGTTTTTGTACTCCATTTCTTACATGATGCTATTATGTTTAGGAATGGTAATTGATAGTTTACCCTTTACCCGTTATTTGGTGAGTACAATCCTCCACAGTTTGCATTTGGTCGGTTAG
- a CDS encoding COX15/CtaA family protein has protein sequence MSEFVLEQQNQEANHPQELIRRLVWKICIATLILMAIGSATRVMNAGLACPDWPLCYGELVPTKQMNLQVFLEWFHRLDAALIGLSAIALTGLCWWHRRVLPPWLPGAATFALLLIVFQGVLGGLTVTELLRFDIVTAHLATALLFFTTLLVIGTVLSPYKGTGTVGKLPWVGLTAAVLVYLQSLLGALVGSRWALHQCLAGEELCGVMYSHIFGLLPPTVATLAIVFISWRTPALHPALRKLANLAGGLLILQLLLGLATFRLHLQVEPLTVTHQAVGATLLGTLVVFTVLALRDRNISNPSYLNN, from the coding sequence ATGAGTGAATTTGTCCTAGAACAACAAAATCAGGAGGCGAATCATCCCCAGGAACTCATTCGGCGCCTGGTTTGGAAAATTTGTATAGCCACTTTGATTTTGATGGCTATAGGTAGTGCTACTCGCGTAATGAATGCTGGTTTGGCTTGTCCAGACTGGCCTTTGTGTTATGGTGAATTAGTGCCGACTAAACAAATGAATCTTCAAGTCTTCTTGGAGTGGTTCCATAGATTAGATGCTGCTTTAATTGGGTTAAGCGCGATCGCCTTGACAGGTTTATGTTGGTGGCATCGTCGTGTTTTACCTCCATGGTTACCAGGAGCTGCTACTTTTGCTCTGTTATTAATCGTATTTCAAGGAGTTTTGGGCGGACTGACTGTGACTGAATTGTTGCGGTTTGATATTGTAACTGCCCATTTAGCAACCGCACTCTTATTTTTCACTACTTTATTAGTCATTGGTACAGTCCTTAGTCCTTATAAAGGAACAGGTACTGTGGGCAAACTTCCTTGGGTGGGTTTAACAGCTGCAGTTTTGGTCTATCTACAAAGTCTTTTAGGTGCTTTGGTAGGTTCCCGTTGGGCATTACATCAATGTCTAGCAGGAGAGGAGTTGTGTGGTGTTATGTATAGCCATATTTTTGGTTTATTACCTCCCACAGTAGCAACTTTGGCCATAGTCTTTATTTCCTGGCGTACCCCAGCATTACATCCCGCTTTGCGAAAATTGGCTAATCTAGCAGGTGGGTTGTTAATTTTGCAATTGCTGTTAGGTTTGGCTACCTTCCGATTACATTTACAAGTTGAACCTCTCACTGTAACTCACCAAGCAGTCGGAGCTACTCTGTTAGGAACTCTAGTAGTTTTTACGGTTCTGGCTTTACGAGACAGAAATATTAGTAACCCTAGTTACCTAAATAATTAG
- a CDS encoding cytochrome c oxidase subunit II: protein MKIPNSIWTLLIGIALTLTSLWYGHNHGLLPIAAADEAVLIDGLFDAMLTVSIGIFLLVEGILIYSVFKYRRRAGDNEDGPAIEGNIPLEILWTAIPAVIVLGISVYSFDVYNQIGGLDPHGGHDAPIIEEARVMPGTAIAATLSDKPVNTPDHHQDSAASMEIAQAENTSNEAEPLVVEVSALQYAWIFTYPDAGISTGEIHVPVGQQVQMKMTANDVIHAFWVPEFRLKQDVIPGRETRVRFTPRKEGTYTVVCAELCGPYHGAMQTQIIVESKQAFDAWVQEQLLAEKETINQAIALNPSAMSADEFLAPYMQKMHIHPETLGIGKVLLESFSKS from the coding sequence GTGAAAATTCCAAATTCCATCTGGACATTACTCATTGGCATCGCTCTCACCTTAACTAGTCTTTGGTACGGTCACAATCATGGGCTGTTACCCATAGCAGCAGCAGATGAAGCTGTATTAATAGACGGTCTGTTTGATGCGATGTTAACTGTCTCTATAGGGATATTTCTCTTGGTCGAAGGTATTTTAATTTACTCAGTATTTAAATACCGTCGGCGTGCGGGTGATAACGAAGACGGTCCAGCTATTGAAGGTAACATTCCCCTGGAAATACTTTGGACAGCAATTCCAGCAGTGATAGTCCTGGGCATTTCTGTATACAGTTTTGATGTATACAATCAAATTGGGGGATTAGATCCTCATGGAGGGCATGATGCTCCCATCATAGAGGAAGCTAGGGTTATGCCGGGTACTGCTATTGCGGCTACTCTCAGTGACAAGCCAGTAAATACCCCGGACCATCACCAAGATTCCGCTGCTTCTATGGAAATTGCCCAGGCGGAAAACACATCTAATGAAGCGGAACCACTAGTGGTTGAAGTCTCAGCTCTGCAATACGCTTGGATATTCACCTATCCAGATGCGGGGATAAGCACAGGGGAAATTCACGTTCCTGTGGGTCAACAAGTACAGATGAAGATGACAGCTAATGATGTGATTCACGCCTTTTGGGTTCCAGAATTTCGTCTGAAACAAGATGTGATCCCCGGTAGAGAAACTCGAGTCCGCTTCACTCCCAGAAAAGAGGGAACCTATACTGTGGTTTGTGCAGAACTCTGTGGCCCCTACCATGGGGCTATGCAAACTCAAATCATAGTAGAGTCAAAACAAGCCTTTGATGCCTGGGTTCAGGAACAGTTACTGGCGGAAAAAGAAACTATTAATCAGGCGATCGCCCTGAATCCCTCCGCTATGTCAGCTGATGAATTTCTGGCCCCCTATATGCAAAAGATGCATATTCACCCAGAAACCTTAGGAATAGGAAAGGTACTTTTAGAATCTTTCTCAAAGTCATAG
- the ctaD gene encoding cytochrome c oxidase subunit I, translating to MTQAQLQDTSHLAIPHEELGGRKWWEFFTFNTDHKVIGIQYLVTSFIFYCIGGVMADLVRTELRTPEVDFVTPEVYNSLFTLHATIMIFLWIVPAGAGFANYLIPLMIGARDMAFPRLNAVAFWMIPPSGILLVASLVVGDAPDAGWTSYPPLSLMTGEVGEAIWIMSILLLGTSSILGAINFLVTILKMRVPSMGIHKMPLFCWAMLATSALVLLSTPVLAGALILLAFDLLAGTTFFNPTGGGDPVVYQHMFWFYSHPAVYIMILPFFGAISEIIPVHARKPIFGYKAIAYSSLAISFLGLIVWAHHMFTSGIPGWLRMFFMITTMIIAVPTGIKIFSWLATIWGGKVELNTPMLFAIGFVGTFVIGGVSGVMLASVPFDIHVHDTYFVVAHLHYVLFGGSVLGIFAAIYHWFPKMTGRMMNEFWGKVHFALTIVGLNMSFLPMHKLGLMGMNRRIAQYDPKFTTLNEICTYGAYILAISTLPFIINAVWSWLYGPKASNNPWRGLTLEWMTTSPPEVENFEKLPVLTTGPYDYGVKYNET from the coding sequence ATGACACAAGCACAATTACAAGACACTTCTCACCTGGCCATACCCCATGAGGAATTGGGGGGAAGAAAGTGGTGGGAATTTTTTACTTTTAATACCGACCACAAGGTAATCGGGATTCAATATCTAGTGACATCGTTTATTTTTTACTGTATTGGCGGTGTCATGGCAGATTTAGTACGGACAGAATTACGGACTCCAGAAGTAGATTTTGTCACACCAGAAGTTTATAACAGTCTGTTTACCCTCCATGCCACGATCATGATTTTCCTCTGGATAGTTCCAGCGGGAGCGGGTTTTGCCAATTATCTGATTCCTCTGATGATTGGAGCTAGGGATATGGCTTTTCCCCGGTTGAATGCGGTAGCTTTTTGGATGATTCCCCCTTCTGGTATACTATTAGTTGCCAGCTTGGTGGTGGGTGATGCTCCAGATGCTGGTTGGACTTCCTATCCTCCCCTGAGTTTAATGACCGGTGAGGTGGGTGAGGCTATTTGGATTATGAGCATTCTGTTACTAGGTACATCCTCAATTTTAGGAGCAATTAATTTTTTGGTTACCATACTGAAAATGCGTGTTCCTAGCATGGGGATTCATAAAATGCCCCTGTTTTGCTGGGCTATGTTGGCAACTTCCGCCCTGGTTTTATTATCCACACCTGTTTTGGCAGGAGCATTGATTCTACTGGCTTTTGATTTGTTAGCAGGAACCACATTTTTTAATCCCACTGGTGGTGGTGACCCGGTAGTTTACCAACACATGTTTTGGTTCTACTCCCACCCAGCGGTGTATATTATGATTTTGCCCTTCTTTGGTGCAATTTCAGAAATTATACCAGTTCATGCTCGCAAACCCATCTTTGGTTATAAGGCGATCGCCTATTCTTCCCTAGCGATTAGTTTTTTGGGTTTAATTGTTTGGGCCCACCACATGTTTACTAGCGGTATTCCCGGTTGGTTACGGATGTTTTTTATGATCACGACTATGATCATTGCCGTACCTACGGGGATCAAAATCTTTAGTTGGTTAGCAACCATCTGGGGGGGCAAAGTGGAATTAAATACTCCCATGTTATTTGCTATTGGTTTTGTGGGTACTTTCGTCATTGGTGGTGTCAGTGGTGTAATGCTAGCCTCTGTACCTTTTGACATTCACGTTCATGACACCTACTTTGTAGTTGCCCATTTGCACTATGTACTATTTGGTGGTAGTGTGCTGGGGATTTTTGCCGCTATCTATCATTGGTTTCCCAAAATGACAGGGAGAATGATGAATGAATTTTGGGGTAAGGTTCACTTTGCCTTGACTATTGTTGGTTTAAATATGTCCTTTTTGCCCATGCACAAACTAGGACTAATGGGTATGAACCGTCGTATTGCCCAATATGACCCAAAATTCACCACCTTAAATGAAATATGTACATACGGGGCTTATATTCTAGCTATTTCCACTTTACCGTTTATTATCAATGCTGTATGGAGTTGGTTATACGGGCCCAAAGCTAGTAATAACCCTTGGCGTGGTCTAACTTTAGAGTGGATGACCACCTCCCCACCAGAAGTTGAAAACTTTGAAAAACTGCCCGTTTTGACCACAGGTCCCTATGACTACGGCGTGAAATACAACGAAACCTAA
- a CDS encoding cytochrome c oxidase subunit 3, whose protein sequence is MQSQIVDTAQLTPNHQLHVDGHHEAHPDYRLFGLVVFLIAEGMIFMGMFGAYLAFRSTLSVWPPEGTPELELLLPGVNTINLIASSFVMHNADTAIKKNDEKGMRIWLAITAAMGIVFLFGQVYEYTHLEFGLTTNLFASAFYVLTGFHGLHVTLGVLLILSVLWRSRHSGHYNSQSHFGIEAAELYWHFVDVIWIVLFGLLYLL, encoded by the coding sequence ATGCAAAGTCAAATTGTGGACACTGCTCAACTTACACCAAATCATCAGCTTCATGTGGATGGTCATCATGAAGCACACCCGGATTATCGTTTGTTTGGTCTGGTTGTCTTTCTCATTGCTGAGGGGATGATTTTTATGGGTATGTTTGGAGCTTATCTAGCTTTCCGCTCTACCTTATCTGTATGGCCACCAGAAGGTACACCTGAATTAGAACTATTATTACCGGGTGTAAACACCATAAATTTGATTGCTAGCAGTTTTGTTATGCACAATGCTGATACAGCAATTAAAAAAAATGACGAAAAAGGGATGCGTATATGGTTAGCTATTACTGCTGCCATGGGAATAGTTTTTCTGTTTGGTCAAGTTTATGAGTATACCCATCTGGAATTTGGTTTAACCACCAATCTTTTTGCCAGTGCATTCTACGTCTTGACTGGTTTCCACGGTTTGCATGTTACCTTGGGAGTTTTGCTAATTTTGTCCGTTTTGTGGCGATCTCGTCATTCTGGACACTATAATAGTCAAAGCCATTTTGGTATAGAAGCTGCGGAATTGTATTGGCACTTTGTAGACGTGATCTGGATTGTTTTATTTGGATTACTTTATTTACTGTAA